The following are encoded together in the Flavobacterium sp. TR2 genome:
- a CDS encoding TonB-dependent siderophore receptor produces MKYNLLLALGLLSFASYGQDYSSNETTSSVTDTVKNKKGEILNEVVVTKTKEPKPVTAVRSGLKPMDNPQTLQVIGSEVIEQQQAIRLSEVLKNANGVYVSSARGGAQESFFSRGYDMSANNMFKNGFRYNSGSIPDVSGLEKVEFLKGGSALLYGNVAPGGIVNLVTKTPQFKSGGEISMQMGSYAYYKPAFDFYGGLTKSIAFRINGSYENSESFRDVVKNERIYVNPSLLFIINPKTQITVQGDYLSADWTPDFGTGIIGKEILDLPRSAFYGSLWSNGNTKSASASVLLNHDFNKNWKLNFNSSFQNYNRGSYSTAQLSGLDTYPTPGDWNRGLTKNKNLEQILGDQLSLQGTFNTGSVKHQIFTGVDWENSFATAYTFTFDEKYVQIGIKDGKPVYGPTLYDKINLFTFDPADQRMDIPTTDRATQITKTDTNRFGVYFQDFISITDKFKVLAGIRWSWQEAEVSTYKETKTGAGNPQDAVPTVTPKRLDNAFSPKAGLVYQPTKDISVFGSYSTSFTPNTGTTVDLQPIEASIIDQYEVGVKKDWFNGLLSTNVTVYQITNSNLAQMAPYKADGSDNFDANIKMLSGETKSKGVEVDVTAAPADGLNIIAGYSYNDMRYTKTSGLNGSFVEGDRVARTPLNTANLSFFYTLQSGLFKGVSFGAIGNYIGDRLGGWNDDYVWTENKPSTNPKTYTVTIRDRDIPLEGYFTIDASVGYTWRKFSILCKLSNITNTLNYTVHENYSVNPIAPRQVMTSLRYKF; encoded by the coding sequence ATGAAATATAATTTACTACTTGCACTAGGATTATTAAGTTTTGCCTCTTATGGTCAAGATTATTCAAGTAATGAAACGACTTCTTCTGTTACCGACACTGTAAAAAATAAAAAAGGAGAAATTCTAAACGAGGTTGTGGTTACCAAAACTAAAGAGCCAAAACCAGTAACAGCAGTTCGTTCCGGATTGAAACCTATGGATAATCCGCAAACCTTACAGGTTATCGGTTCTGAAGTTATCGAACAGCAGCAAGCCATCAGATTAAGCGAAGTTCTTAAAAATGCCAACGGTGTTTATGTAAGTTCTGCTCGTGGTGGCGCGCAAGAATCTTTCTTCTCAAGAGGTTATGATATGTCTGCTAATAATATGTTTAAAAACGGATTCCGTTACAATTCTGGCTCTATTCCTGATGTTTCAGGTTTAGAGAAAGTAGAATTTCTAAAAGGTGGTTCTGCACTACTATACGGAAATGTTGCTCCGGGAGGAATTGTAAACCTAGTAACCAAAACGCCACAGTTTAAAAGCGGAGGAGAAATCTCTATGCAAATGGGAAGCTACGCTTACTACAAGCCTGCTTTTGATTTTTATGGTGGCCTTACAAAATCAATTGCTTTTAGAATTAATGGTTCTTACGAAAACTCAGAAAGCTTTAGAGATGTTGTAAAAAACGAACGTATTTATGTAAATCCATCGTTGCTTTTCATTATTAACCCAAAAACTCAAATCACTGTACAAGGAGATTATTTAAGCGCAGACTGGACACCAGATTTTGGAACTGGAATTATTGGTAAAGAAATTTTAGATTTACCTCGTAGTGCTTTCTACGGGTCACTTTGGTCAAATGGAAATACAAAATCTGCTAGTGCATCTGTATTATTAAATCACGATTTTAACAAAAATTGGAAATTAAACTTTAACTCATCTTTCCAAAATTATAATAGAGGAAGCTATTCTACAGCACAATTATCAGGTCTTGACACTTATCCAACTCCTGGTGACTGGAATAGAGGTTTAACTAAAAACAAAAACTTAGAACAAATTCTTGGAGACCAATTGAGTTTACAGGGAACTTTTAATACCGGATCTGTAAAACATCAAATCTTTACTGGTGTTGATTGGGAAAACTCATTTGCAACAGCTTACACTTTTACATTTGATGAAAAATATGTGCAAATCGGCATTAAAGATGGCAAACCTGTTTATGGACCAACACTTTATGACAAGATAAACTTATTCACTTTTGATCCTGCAGACCAAAGAATGGACATTCCAACAACTGACAGAGCAACTCAAATTACAAAAACAGACACAAATCGTTTTGGGGTTTATTTTCAAGATTTCATTTCGATCACAGATAAATTTAAAGTCTTGGCAGGTATAAGATGGTCTTGGCAAGAAGCTGAAGTTAGCACATACAAAGAAACTAAAACTGGTGCAGGAAATCCTCAAGATGCTGTTCCAACAGTAACGCCAAAACGCTTAGATAATGCATTTTCTCCAAAAGCTGGATTAGTGTATCAGCCGACAAAAGATATTTCAGTATTTGGAAGCTATTCTACTTCTTTTACTCCAAATACAGGAACAACTGTAGATTTACAGCCTATTGAAGCTTCTATTATCGATCAATACGAGGTTGGAGTAAAGAAAGATTGGTTTAACGGATTGTTAAGCACAAATGTTACAGTTTATCAAATTACAAACAGCAACTTGGCTCAAATGGCACCATATAAAGCTGACGGAAGCGATAATTTTGATGCAAACATTAAAATGCTAAGCGGAGAAACCAAAAGTAAAGGTGTCGAAGTTGATGTTACAGCAGCGCCAGCAGATGGTTTAAATATTATTGCAGGATACAGCTACAATGATATGCGCTACACCAAAACTTCAGGATTGAACGGTAGTTTTGTTGAAGGAGACCGAGTAGCGAGAACGCCGCTAAATACTGCTAACTTAAGTTTCTTTTATACTCTGCAATCAGGATTATTTAAAGGAGTTTCTTTTGGAGCAATCGGAAACTATATCGGAGATCGTTTAGGAGGATGGAATGATGATTATGTATGGACAGAAAATAAACCTTCAACAAACCCGAAAACGTACACTGTAACAATTAGAGATCGTGATATTCCGCTAGAAGGTTATTTTACAATTGATGCTTCTGTTGGATATACTTGGAGAAAATTCTCGATTCTTTGCAAATTATCAAACATTACAAACACATTAAATTATACTGTTCACGAAAATTATAGCGTGAACCCAATTGCTCCTCGTCAGGTTATGACAAGCTTGCGATACAAGTTCTAA
- a CDS encoding DUF4198 domain-containing protein codes for MKSNILKTASFLFLMLFAAPQLFAHALWIETKATGTKGKAQEISVYFGEFSDNDITKADKWFSDLKDFSLVVISPSKKEVKLTSKALDNKYQAFFTPEEDGVYTIVMHHTVKDVYGTMKLDYNSSATVVVGNKTAGNTIASNTNKIAVFSENADTAKKDAKITGVASYDGAIAKEAKIKVIAPNGWEKELWTNDKGEFSFTPIWSGNYMVEYAHTEKASGDHNGKKYDEIWKMATYQIVVK; via the coding sequence ATGAAATCAAATATTTTAAAAACAGCGAGCTTTTTATTTCTAATGCTTTTTGCCGCACCTCAGCTTTTCGCCCACGCACTTTGGATTGAAACTAAAGCAACAGGAACAAAAGGCAAAGCTCAAGAAATTTCGGTTTACTTTGGAGAGTTCTCTGATAACGACATTACAAAAGCTGATAAATGGTTTTCTGATTTAAAGGATTTCTCTTTAGTGGTAATTTCTCCATCTAAAAAAGAGGTTAAATTAACCTCTAAGGCTTTAGATAATAAATACCAAGCTTTTTTTACACCAGAAGAAGATGGGGTCTATACCATTGTGATGCACCATACCGTAAAAGACGTTTATGGCACTATGAAATTAGATTATAATTCTAGCGCAACTGTTGTAGTTGGAAATAAAACTGCTGGAAATACTATTGCTTCTAACACGAATAAAATTGCCGTTTTCTCAGAAAATGCGGACACAGCAAAGAAAGACGCTAAAATTACAGGCGTTGCCTCTTATGACGGAGCTATTGCTAAAGAAGCTAAAATTAAAGTAATTGCACCAAACGGCTGGGAAAAAGAATTGTGGACAAACGATAAGGGAGAATTTTCTTTTACACCAATCTGGTCAGGAAACTATATGGTTGAATATGCTCATACAGAAAAAGCTTCTGGAGATCATAACGGAAAAAAATACGATGAAATCTGGAAAATGGCAACTTATCAAATTGTTGTAAAATAA
- a CDS encoding TonB-dependent receptor, with amino-acid sequence MNYLNLKTSRFLFSISFIFSFLSAFAQNHGKIKGTITTSDGDAAAGVNIILKNTKYGTVSTDDGNFDFNKVRANSYTLQVSLTGYETLETEVTVTENETTTVNLQLKVSNKELQEVVISNPKSIISKKTDYVARMPLKNLENPQVYNVIHKELLLEQVSVDVRSAVQNSPGAVPVTYPSGGVGVTFRGFTTGINARNGMETATNRSSTDLANVERIEVLKGPSGTLFGSTISSFGGVVNLVTKKPFETAATEVSYTMGSYNLNRFTADINTPLKKDKSVLFRLNAAVNREKSFLDFGFNNTVAITPSLTYKASEKLTFNIDAEYISSNNTRRTYHRYDAKSGITNPRDLQVGYRKSLFHDDNDAKTSANKVFAQAEYQISENWKSTTLFSFMGENVERSYQTYTLWLTPYLAARRVGNWGPIYNNYTNIQENINGQFATGSIKHRLLVGANYSFNKNSFSSGVTAYLDTVDVRAPFDPLRRKTVDATLKQTTYPVDGDQTFSIYASDVVNFTDRLSAMLSLRVDNYKRKEVEGTEGYNQTALSPKLGLVYQVVKDQVSVFANYMNGFQNSPPATQPDATKLILDPVYAVQYEAGVKIEAFNKKLSTTLSYYNITIDNAIRYDSNGFAFQDGVQKSKGLDFELIANPINGLNIIGGYAYNENRIQESGATAPGAPENVANFWTTYTLQNTVKGLGAGFGLNYVGKSYLFEDNVFYMPSYTTANATVFYDQPTWRVGIKFNNISSERYWDFYGNSQALSNFLVNLTLKF; translated from the coding sequence ATGAATTATCTCAATTTGAAAACTTCGCGTTTTCTATTTTCAATCAGTTTTATATTTTCGTTTTTATCTGCCTTTGCACAAAACCATGGAAAAATTAAAGGGACAATTACAACATCTGATGGCGATGCCGCTGCTGGCGTAAATATCATCCTTAAAAACACTAAATATGGTACCGTTTCTACTGATGACGGCAATTTTGACTTTAATAAAGTAAGAGCCAATTCTTATACGCTTCAAGTATCTTTAACGGGTTATGAAACCTTAGAAACTGAAGTTACCGTAACAGAAAACGAAACCACTACGGTCAATTTACAGCTAAAGGTTTCTAATAAGGAATTACAAGAAGTGGTAATTAGCAATCCAAAAAGCATTATATCTAAAAAAACAGACTACGTTGCCAGAATGCCGCTTAAAAATTTAGAAAATCCGCAGGTTTATAATGTGATTCATAAAGAGCTTTTATTAGAGCAGGTTTCTGTAGATGTTAGAAGCGCTGTACAAAACTCTCCTGGCGCTGTACCTGTAACTTATCCTTCTGGCGGCGTTGGCGTAACCTTTAGAGGTTTCACCACAGGAATTAATGCTAGAAACGGAATGGAAACGGCAACAAACCGTTCTTCTACAGATCTTGCCAATGTGGAAAGAATTGAAGTTTTAAAAGGGCCATCAGGAACTTTATTCGGGTCAACTATTTCTTCTTTTGGGGGCGTGGTAAACTTAGTTACCAAAAAGCCTTTTGAAACAGCCGCAACCGAAGTATCTTACACAATGGGAAGTTATAACTTAAATCGTTTTACTGCAGACATCAACACTCCTTTAAAGAAAGACAAAAGTGTTTTATTCAGATTAAATGCAGCGGTCAACAGAGAAAAAAGCTTCTTGGATTTTGGCTTCAACAATACTGTCGCTATAACGCCTAGTTTGACTTATAAGGCAAGCGAAAAATTAACTTTTAATATTGATGCAGAATACATTAGCTCAAACAATACAAGACGCACTTATCACCGATATGATGCCAAATCTGGAATCACAAATCCTAGAGATCTACAAGTGGGCTACAGAAAATCGCTGTTTCATGATGATAATGATGCTAAAACTTCGGCGAATAAAGTTTTTGCTCAAGCAGAATATCAAATATCTGAAAATTGGAAATCGACAACATTATTCTCTTTTATGGGAGAAAATGTAGAAAGAAGCTACCAAACCTACACCCTTTGGCTTACACCATATCTGGCCGCAAGAAGAGTTGGCAATTGGGGACCTATTTACAACAACTACACTAATATTCAAGAAAATATAAATGGACAATTTGCAACGGGAAGCATCAAACATAGACTTTTAGTAGGTGCAAATTACAGTTTCAATAAAAATAGTTTTTCTTCTGGAGTTACAGCTTACCTAGATACTGTTGATGTTCGAGCACCTTTCGATCCTTTAAGAAGAAAAACAGTCGATGCAACTCTAAAACAGACAACATATCCTGTTGATGGCGACCAAACCTTTAGTATCTACGCTTCTGATGTCGTAAATTTTACCGACAGATTATCTGCTATGCTAAGTCTTCGTGTAGACAATTACAAACGCAAGGAAGTCGAGGGTACTGAAGGATATAATCAGACTGCTTTATCTCCAAAACTTGGATTGGTCTATCAGGTCGTTAAAGATCAGGTTTCTGTTTTTGCCAATTACATGAACGGATTCCAAAATTCTCCTCCCGCAACGCAACCTGACGCAACAAAATTGATTTTAGACCCTGTCTATGCCGTACAATATGAAGCTGGTGTAAAAATCGAAGCGTTTAATAAAAAACTGAGCACTACTTTGAGTTATTACAACATCACAATTGATAATGCAATTCGATATGATTCGAATGGCTTTGCATTTCAGGATGGAGTTCAAAAAAGCAAAGGCTTAGATTTTGAATTAATAGCCAATCCAATAAATGGCTTAAACATTATCGGGGGGTATGCATACAATGAAAATCGTATTCAAGAATCTGGAGCTACAGCCCCTGGAGCTCCAGAAAATGTAGCCAACTTTTGGACCACTTATACTTTGCAAAATACTGTAAAAGGCTTAGGAGCTGGTTTTGGATTAAATTATGTTGGAAAAAGCTATCTGTTTGAAGACAATGTTTTCTATATGCCATCCTATACAACTGCAAATGCTACTGTCTTTTATGACCAGCCTACTTGGAGAGTTGGAATTAAATTCAATAATATTTCAAGTGAAAGATATTGGGATTTTTACGGAAACTCACAAGCGTTGTCCAATTTCTTGGTTAATCTGACATTGAAATTCTAA
- a CDS encoding MFS transporter — protein MILPFFKKIQNTPTGYRIANTVFFFLSGFGYSSWVSRIPHIQAQLKLSEAEFGAVLFAFPIGLMLTMPFTGKLLNKYSSRYIMLLGAVMFNVALSLPGLAAFVWQLVIILLFFGASRNIFNLSINAQSLEVQKLYPKSIITRFHAVWSIAVFSGAGLGYVMVTQHIAPSHHLLGVSVFMLALTACFYPMSIHNEPVPVKKKFFSMPEKNLIKFALICFVSMACENTMYDWSGIYFENILKASPKLTSAAFVFFASAVTLGRIFGDYGVMKFGTKKILLYSGILITTGFGICFIMPYAYPTIFGYVLIGFGVSCVVPLVFSIAGRSSKLSSGSALTSISTIGYLGFLLVPPMVGFISEYLSMKWAFLIMALLGILMIFMVNKIGENE, from the coding sequence ATGATTTTACCATTCTTCAAAAAGATTCAAAATACGCCTACAGGATACCGCATTGCCAACACTGTTTTTTTCTTTCTGTCGGGTTTTGGTTATTCTTCTTGGGTTTCAAGAATCCCACACATACAGGCCCAATTGAAACTTTCTGAAGCCGAATTTGGAGCGGTTTTATTTGCTTTTCCAATAGGTTTAATGCTTACAATGCCCTTTACAGGAAAACTGTTAAATAAATACAGCAGCCGTTACATTATGCTGCTTGGAGCAGTTATGTTTAATGTTGCGTTGTCTTTGCCCGGTTTGGCCGCATTTGTTTGGCAGTTGGTCATCATACTTTTATTCTTTGGAGCTTCTCGTAATATTTTCAATTTATCGATTAATGCGCAATCTCTTGAAGTGCAGAAATTATATCCAAAATCTATTATAACCCGATTCCATGCGGTTTGGAGTATAGCTGTCTTTTCGGGCGCAGGATTAGGTTACGTAATGGTAACACAGCATATTGCGCCATCGCATCATTTATTGGGAGTAAGTGTTTTCATGCTGGCGCTGACGGCTTGTTTTTATCCGATGAGCATTCACAACGAACCTGTTCCCGTTAAAAAGAAGTTCTTTTCGATGCCAGAAAAAAATCTGATAAAATTTGCCTTGATCTGTTTCGTTTCGATGGCGTGCGAAAATACGATGTACGACTGGAGCGGAATTTATTTTGAAAATATCTTAAAAGCTTCTCCAAAACTAACCAGTGCTGCCTTTGTATTTTTTGCTTCGGCAGTAACTTTGGGACGTATTTTTGGCGATTATGGCGTAATGAAATTTGGAACTAAAAAAATACTGCTTTACAGCGGAATCTTAATAACAACAGGTTTCGGAATTTGTTTTATCATGCCGTATGCTTACCCAACTATTTTCGGTTACGTTTTAATTGGATTTGGGGTTTCTTGCGTAGTTCCGCTAGTGTTTAGCATTGCTGGAAGATCATCAAAATTAAGCAGCGGTTCTGCTTTAACTTCGATATCCACAATTGGCTACCTCGGATTTTTATTGGTGCCGCCAATGGTTGGTTTTATCTCTGAATACCTGAGTATGAAATGGGCGTTTCTTATTATGGCACTTCTCGGAATTCTGATGATTTTTATGGTGAATAAGATCGGGGAGAATGAGTGA
- a CDS encoding DUF6265 family protein yields the protein MFQKITLLALVLAAVSCQKKETVEKDKIKKADWLIGNWENKSPEGVLSENWQKLNDSTFSASSYFIKGKDTLHFETIILAQLGETLTYKATVKGQNDDKPVFFPSTSETEQKLVFENPKHDYPQKITYTKGVNNTLTAEISGNLNGKPSSEKFVMTKK from the coding sequence ATGTTTCAGAAAATTACTCTTTTAGCACTTGTATTAGCTGCAGTTTCTTGCCAGAAAAAAGAAACGGTAGAAAAAGATAAAATCAAAAAAGCCGACTGGCTAATCGGGAACTGGGAAAATAAATCTCCTGAAGGAGTTTTATCTGAAAACTGGCAAAAGTTAAACGACAGCACTTTCAGCGCTTCTTCTTATTTCATCAAAGGAAAAGACACTTTGCACTTTGAAACTATTATTCTTGCGCAGCTAGGCGAAACGCTTACTTACAAAGCAACCGTAAAAGGACAGAATGACGATAAACCGGTTTTCTTTCCTTCTACTTCTGAAACAGAACAAAAATTGGTTTTTGAAAATCCAAAACACGATTATCCTCAAAAAATCACGTATACAAAAGGTGTAAATAATACTTTAACAGCAGAGATTTCTGGGAATTTGAACGGAAAACCGAGTTCTGAGAAGTTTGTGATGACGAAGAAATAA
- a CDS encoding type IA DNA topoisomerase has protein sequence MKVCIAEKPSVAREIASVLGANTKHDGYYEGNGYAVTYTFGHLCTLKEPNDYKPHWKSWDLNNLPMLPEKFETKVVQNSGIQKQFKIIKSLFEKAEVVINCGDAGQEGELIQRWVMNEAHYKGEIQRLWISSLTTEAIKEGFENLKPSANYDNLYYAGFSRAIGDWLLGMNATRLYTVKHGGYKQVLSIGRVQTPTLAMVVDRFREIENFKPQPYWELQTLYRETLFSYEEGRFLNKEDGEIIAAKVKESDFEIVSVDKKNGNEYAPKLFDLTGLQVYCNQKFGFSAEETLKIAQTLYEQKVITYPRVDTTFLPNDIYPKVPGILQKLTNYAELTQPILEKKIKKSPKVFNDKKVTDHHAIIPTGIQNNLPHNQQQVYDIITRRFIAVFYDDCLVANTTVIGKAADVTFKATGKEILKKGFRVVFDTSSSLSTNAKEKEPDLLPSFTVGEKGPHEPSFLQKETKPPNQFTEATLLRAMETAGKQVDDEDLRELMKENGIGRPSTRANIIETLFKRQYIVRNKKQVLPTLTGIQLIDTIQNELVKSAELTGTWEKQLKDIEKGTFTAAAFIRNMKHMVESLVYEVRSETKHANISHAATIQKPVAKAEKEKKKASGISAETCPKCQKGNILKGKSAFGCSEYKSGCDFVLPFVFHDKKITESQYLRLVQKGSTVNIKGFKTDSGTVEGLIRFEENYKLKLEPKKTDKKAEPKENSDSLMCPKCKKGTILKGKTAYGCAEYKSGCDFKVTFDEVREKLKDQKPTKELVYSILSESV, from the coding sequence ATGAAGGTCTGTATTGCTGAGAAACCAAGTGTAGCACGTGAAATAGCATCTGTTTTGGGCGCAAATACCAAACATGACGGCTATTATGAAGGTAATGGATATGCCGTGACATACACTTTTGGGCATTTATGCACCTTAAAAGAACCCAACGATTACAAACCGCACTGGAAAAGTTGGGATTTGAACAATCTGCCAATGCTTCCTGAAAAATTTGAAACCAAAGTGGTTCAGAATTCAGGAATTCAGAAACAGTTTAAAATTATTAAAAGCCTTTTTGAAAAAGCCGAAGTGGTCATTAACTGCGGGGATGCTGGACAAGAAGGAGAACTGATTCAGCGTTGGGTAATGAATGAAGCGCATTACAAAGGCGAAATTCAGCGTTTATGGATTTCATCGCTAACTACTGAAGCAATTAAAGAAGGTTTTGAAAACCTAAAACCATCAGCCAATTACGACAATTTATATTACGCCGGATTTTCCAGAGCTATTGGCGACTGGCTGCTGGGTATGAATGCCACACGTTTATACACTGTAAAACATGGCGGCTACAAACAAGTTTTGTCTATCGGGCGTGTGCAGACACCTACGCTCGCAATGGTTGTAGACCGTTTTAGAGAAATTGAAAACTTTAAACCCCAACCTTATTGGGAATTGCAGACTTTGTACAGGGAAACGCTTTTCAGTTATGAAGAAGGCCGTTTTTTAAACAAAGAAGATGGAGAAATTATCGCTGCAAAAGTAAAAGAAAGCGATTTTGAAATTGTTTCTGTAGATAAAAAGAACGGAAACGAATATGCTCCGAAACTCTTTGATTTAACAGGTTTGCAGGTTTATTGCAATCAGAAATTTGGATTTTCGGCAGAAGAAACGCTGAAAATTGCTCAGACTTTATATGAGCAGAAAGTAATCACCTACCCTAGAGTTGATACGACTTTTTTGCCAAATGACATTTATCCTAAAGTGCCGGGAATTTTGCAGAAATTGACCAATTATGCCGAATTGACCCAGCCTATTTTAGAGAAAAAAATCAAGAAATCGCCAAAGGTTTTCAACGACAAAAAAGTAACCGATCACCATGCGATTATTCCAACCGGAATTCAAAACAATCTGCCTCATAATCAGCAGCAGGTTTATGATATTATCACCAGACGCTTTATTGCCGTTTTTTACGATGATTGTCTTGTTGCCAATACCACGGTAATCGGAAAAGCTGCCGATGTGACTTTTAAAGCAACAGGAAAAGAAATCTTGAAAAAAGGTTTCCGTGTTGTTTTTGATACTTCGTCTTCGCTCAGTACGAACGCAAAAGAAAAAGAACCCGATTTATTACCCAGTTTTACGGTGGGTGAAAAAGGTCCGCATGAACCGTCATTTCTTCAAAAAGAAACCAAACCGCCCAATCAGTTTACTGAAGCGACTTTACTGCGCGCTATGGAAACGGCTGGAAAACAGGTTGACGACGAAGATTTGCGCGAATTGATGAAAGAAAACGGAATCGGGCGTCCGTCAACTCGTGCGAATATTATTGAAACACTTTTCAAACGCCAATATATAGTCCGAAACAAAAAACAGGTTTTACCGACTTTAACTGGAATTCAATTGATCGATACGATTCAGAACGAATTGGTAAAATCAGCAGAACTAACAGGAACTTGGGAAAAACAGCTGAAAGATATTGAAAAAGGCACTTTTACGGCTGCCGCGTTTATCAGAAATATGAAACATATGGTGGAATCATTGGTCTATGAAGTTCGAAGCGAAACCAAACACGCCAATATTTCTCATGCTGCAACGATTCAGAAACCTGTGGCAAAGGCTGAAAAAGAGAAAAAGAAAGCTTCTGGAATTTCGGCAGAAACTTGTCCGAAATGCCAAAAAGGAAATATACTGAAAGGAAAATCGGCTTTTGGATGCAGCGAGTACAAATCGGGTTGTGATTTTGTACTGCCTTTTGTTTTCCATGATAAAAAAATTACGGAAAGCCAGTATTTAAGACTGGTTCAAAAAGGCTCTACGGTAAACATAAAAGGTTTTAAAACCGATTCTGGAACCGTTGAAGGTTTAATTCGTTTTGAGGAAAATTACAAACTGAAATTAGAGCCAAAGAAAACCGATAAAAAAGCAGAGCCAAAAGAAAACTCAGATTCTTTGATGTGTCCGAAATGCAAAAAGGGAACTATTCTAAAAGGCAAAACGGCTTATGGCTGCGCCGAATACAAATCGGGCTGTGATTTTAAAGTCACTTTTGATGAAGTTCGAGAAAAACTAAAAGATCAAAAACCAACTAAGGAATTGGTTTATTCTATTTTGAGTGAAAGTGTTTGA
- a CDS encoding copper resistance protein NlpE yields the protein MKLILAALLLILKLNLFAQSNQFAGDYTRSLSGEDHKIEYQMTLNPDGTFEFHYYSNIQGRTPQEVNKYAKGKWNAKDNLITFSSDKKTDSDEKYNLDFNNSTARFITKNPRDKSDKIVKTKLQFLESEIGFMKRIDIFKI from the coding sequence ATGAAACTAATACTAGCTGCGTTACTTTTAATTTTAAAACTAAATTTATTTGCACAGTCTAATCAGTTTGCAGGCGATTACACTCGTTCGCTTTCTGGCGAAGATCATAAAATTGAATATCAAATGACTTTAAATCCAGACGGAACTTTTGAGTTTCACTATTATTCCAATATACAAGGGCGAACTCCGCAAGAAGTCAATAAATACGCAAAAGGAAAATGGAATGCAAAAGACAATTTAATTACTTTCTCTTCAGATAAAAAAACAGACTCAGACGAAAAATACAATCTAGATTTTAACAATTCAACGGCAAGATTTATCACTAAAAACCCAAGAGATAAAAGTGACAAAATTGTGAAAACAAAACTTCAATTTTTGGAATCGGAAATTGGTTTTATGAAACGAATTGATATTTTTAAAATATAA
- a CDS encoding GreA/GreB family elongation factor: protein MSHIILTTGTYDLIKDHVRRKKVTAQEEELLLGELKYASQVLRKNLPEDVVSIDRKVTYRDHINNEEKTILLVGPEKAKVSKNKISVLSDEGIAMIGYKEDDIIEWPAKKGNLKLEILKVEE, encoded by the coding sequence ATGTCACATATAATTTTAACCACAGGAACCTACGATTTAATTAAAGATCACGTAAGAAGAAAAAAAGTAACCGCTCAAGAAGAAGAGCTTTTGTTAGGCGAACTGAAATATGCCTCTCAGGTATTGCGAAAAAATCTGCCTGAGGATGTTGTTTCGATAGATCGAAAAGTGACTTACAGAGACCACATTAATAACGAAGAAAAAACCATTCTTCTAGTAGGTCCTGAAAAAGCAAAAGTGAGCAAAAACAAAATTTCGGTTCTTTCAGACGAAGGGATTGCAATGATTGGCTACAAAGAAGACGATATTATTGAATGGCCTGCTAAAAAAGGAAATCTGAAACTAGAAATTTTAAAAGTCGAAGAATAG
- a CDS encoding SRPBCC domain-containing protein codes for MENFDWTSFTKKIAVKAKLTDIYNAWTIANELEKWFLEKVSFFDATEDPIGKDQNILEGSTYEWLWYLYNDSMKGKITAANGKDYLQFTFEGNCLVDVKLSETNGYTIIELRHHNIPTDDYSKQYIRLGCSNGWHFYLTNLKSVYEGGLDLRNKDENLNPMINN; via the coding sequence ATGGAAAACTTCGACTGGACATCTTTCACGAAAAAAATAGCAGTTAAGGCAAAACTTACAGACATTTATAATGCCTGGACAATTGCAAATGAACTGGAAAAATGGTTTCTAGAAAAAGTATCTTTTTTTGATGCTACTGAAGATCCAATCGGCAAAGACCAAAATATTTTAGAAGGTTCTACTTATGAATGGCTTTGGTACTTGTACAACGACTCAATGAAAGGAAAAATTACTGCTGCCAACGGAAAAGACTATCTGCAGTTTACTTTTGAAGGAAATTGTCTGGTAGATGTAAAATTGAGCGAAACAAATGGCTACACAATTATTGAACTTCGCCATCATAATATTCCAACAGATGATTATTCGAAACAATACATCAGATTGGGCTGTTCCAACGGCTGGCATTTTTATTTGACCAATCTGAAATCGGTTTATGAAGGCGGATTGGATTTGCGCAATAAAGATGAGAATTTGAATCCTATGATAAATAATTAA